The DNA sequence AGACATCGGCTAAACCACCAAATAATGACTGCATATGGAAATTGTTGCACGTAGTCATGTAATTATGATCAGTCCGTGTGTAGATGCTAATGCAGATTTCCCACACCTTTTCTCTGTAGGTTGTCAGCATTGTGGTCAAGCTAACATTGCTTTTAATTTACTGCTCAGAGAGGAGGTGACGGAGGACAGCATGGAAGCTGAGACTGAAGCCGCTGCCTTTACCGCAACGCCCATTCTGGAGAAGGAAGCAGTAATAGGTAATGTTAGCCAGGGCTGGGTTCATGGTGCCCATGCCAGGCGATGATGTCACAAAAACATCCTacgccaggggtcaccaacctttttgaaactgagagctacttcccTGGTattgagccatacgaagggctgcCAGTTTGAAACACCCTCCTAAACTTCATATATGATAAACATATTttaaacgtgtttttttttttagatattgtcattttcaaatctatataaatgcaaatgtgattaaagaggaGTTGCAGCAggataaaattacattttagacgctgctgactggtgagttgtgctatttttagaacaggtccgcgggCGACTCGTGTGgtgcttgggggcatcctggtgcccgtgGGCACCATGTTGATGACCCCCGTCCTTCACTAAACTGATCATGAGGAACTATTTATGATCGAATGTCTCCCATGAGAATTCCGAGCCTCCCATGGTGTAAGTTTGTATGTTTTATCGCTGATAAGGGATGACATAGTGGCTCTGTGAGTTGACTCACACCTCCATGCTTgggggggttcgaatcccacgtgTGTTCGTGGAGCTCGCATGTGCCTCTGTGTCATCCTGCTTTTCTCCGGTTGCTTCTGATTGCAGTTCAAAGACTTGCAGTTAGGCTGACTGACatcactaaattgcccacagtgtatgtttatgtgtgtgtggataagaggttataagatggatggattgtcccTGAAAGTGAAGAGTGGGAGGAGGAGACTGATTCAAGGACGTGTTTAATTAAATTGTAGTACAACCCACCCCTGCATATTCTGTTGGAGCCACTTGTGGGTGAAAGTTAGTTAGCATAGCTAGTGTAGACACCCTAATGTAATTCTGTTGCTGTAAGCTAGAGGTATCTGAGCTACAGTCTGCTCTCTTTACACTAGGGTGTCTTTGCTGGCTTTCATTAGAAGAATTTCTGTTAGCATCAGTACCAGGATGTGCAGCTCATGATATGTAACCCAATTTGTGCACTTGGATGAAACCCACCTTTGTTCCGCGATTCCTACTCAGCCTTGAACATAGTAAGATAAAGAGCACCAGTTACTCTCGCACCTTTCAGTATTTTCCTGAGTGAAGGCGATGTGACTGAGGGGTTAAGAAGCCTGTTTTCTGGATTTCTTTGTAAGGTGCAGTCACACGCCTCGTTACTTGTGGTGCAGGGTTGGTAGTTCTCTGTTTGGGATCCtttataactgcttatccactcCCGAATCAGACGATTACACGGATATTTATTAAATGTAGCACTtacaatttgactttaataGATGTAGAATGACTATATCaagatatctgtgatgtattatATTAACTCCGTGGGATGCACTATAGATTAATAATGAAAAGAAAATATTAACGCTACTTACATAACAAGGATTGAATGTGAATGTGAAACTTCGTCTCCAAAAGTACTGTCCCCTCCTTATTCCTTTCATTGCATGAATGATTTAGGTATGTCCATTAACATATTGCTGACATACTTGAGTTCACATCTTTGAAATGTTACTATAGTAAATGTTTCTGCTGATTAATTTGAGTAAAACCTTTAAGCTTTAGCTGGTTCTAAATTACCCTTGTTTTCTGTGTTTCTTAAATATCTCCTGAATGACTAAACTCAGAAGAAAATGCTTTTGAAAAGGGGAAATATTATATCTATACtgcttatccatccattttaagagctgtggttaaaaaaaatcagtaaataaaaaaatccttgGCAGCTGTTTGGCATCAGCGTATTTGTCATACaaatatgtatgtatacatTATGTACAAAGAAACTAAATGTGCATTCCATAATTTTTTAAGAGCCACTAATGTCATGAGACCTATCGTGCGTATATAGGTGTGAATGCATATCAGTAGACATACCTTAATCATTCATACAATGACAGGAATGTAGGAGGGGACAGTCCTCTTGAAGACGAAGTCTCACATTCAAATTCATTCCTTGTTATGTAAGTAGttttaatattttctttttcgACCCTGTTCTCTGTAAATCTGCGCAAACCACAATTATTGCTATATGTCCTGAttctgagtcccccccccccattcaattCAGCTTTTATTGTTAATTTTTATAACGGCTGCCTTTTTGCTTCTCTGTCACCTGGCGGTTTGTTGGCCTCATTGCCGTAACCCTAGAATGGAGACGCACATCCTCAGTAGGACGCCCATTGGTCCTGGCGACCCTTCTTTGCATTGTTCAGTCAATCATCCTTAATTTCAGTTTGAGCTATTTGCCAGTCAAAACTCTAAACGCAGTGAATCGAAACTAAGCTGAACATAAACACTGCCAGAGGCTTCTTAGTGACAACAGAGACAGGGAAAGTCTTCGTTCTTTGTCTTTTCTGTCCTACTTCCTAAACTATTCTCTATGTAGATGGGGTCCAAAGTCATGATTTGATTCTGTATTAGGGTTTTGAGTGTACTTTGATACTGAATAGTTATTAcaattttaaattgtatttttgatGGACAATTGTTACAAGAAAAAGTGGTTAAGGCATACGCATCGTAGGAAATGTTATTAGCTTAATCCATCTCAGTATGGTTTTGGTGGTTTATTGTAGCAGTATGCTTAATAAATGGGGATTTATATTGTTTCTAAGTATTCTCTAACTTTAGGCTTTAGAGTATTTTTTGGTAAAAACAGCGCACTATGAGTTTCTTTGCGCCTGATTCTTGCGGAATGGCCTGGCTTATGCGCAGAGCAAAGTTAACATCGTACTTCTTTGGCATTTCTCAGCCATGAAGCTTTCCGAGGAAGCAGAGAATATGGAGCCTGAGATCATCTACCCCATTACATGTGGGGACAGTAAGGGTGTACTCATTTGGAAGAAGTTTGTTTGTCCCGGGATCAACATCAAATGTGTCCAAGTGAGTTTGACAGATGATCTGTAGAACAAAATGACACTTTTTATTACTCTGGTAtgagcatatgtgtgtgtgttcatttctGCACGTTCACTCTTATCATTTCttcagtacaatgaacaccTCATTAGCCCAAAGGAGTTTGTCCATCTGTCTGGGAAGTCCACGCTGAAGGACTGGAAACGAGCGATCCGCCTGAACGGAATCATGTTAAGGTGTGTTTTTCTAAGCTCTGCCTTTCTGCACCTGTAACTTTCTTTTTATTACAGGCATGGAGATAGGTCGGCCTTATCTGAATATATTTTGACTTTTACTGCAGTCGCACAACAGTCAGATGCTGGGAGACCTTTGCTCTCctggtttttgttgttgtttgaatTGTGGCATGTTGCTATTTTAAGACCTACCTACACTTTCATTTCCTGGGAGTGCGGCACATACTCTGGTATTTTCACGAAACAGAAAATGTACTGTTACTTGAGAACACTATTACTCCCCAGAAAAGCCGTCAATACgaataaatgtttgtttggTCAGCTTTCACGGCTGTCTCTAAGCACCCTTCCAGCCATCGCGTTGTGTGTTCAGCAGTTTGCTAGCACTTTTGGGGTTATTCTTTTTAAGGGTCAGTGATGAACCTTAAAAGCTGTacattttaaatttgttttgcTCTCGTAGGAAAATAATGGATTCAGGGGAGCTGGACTTCTATCAGCACTCCAAGGTGTGCTCCAACACGTGTCGTAGCACCAAGATCGACCTGGTGGGGAACAGGGTGTCATTTAGCACTCAGCAGTCAACAGAATTTCTACCAGTCACCCCCTCATCAGCTGACGGTAATCCTTTATCTATAATCGTCATGGTTTCCTTTGCAATGTAGTTGGGGTCTGTGGATGTTGTTGTACAGAGAACCGTGCCCTGATTATTTTaactattttattattaattatttactCGAATTTTTATTGTAACCCTGTCAATCAGCCGCCTTCACCTTCAGGTGTGATGAATTCATGTGAAATACGTGAAAGAGTCTTTATAGCAAGCTGCCTTGGGCAAAGAGTGTTCCGATACTGGGTGAGACCGAGGAATCACAAACTGAAATGTACCTGGACGGGAAATAAAGGCCTTCCTGTGTACAAACGATGATGCCCCCTTCTGCATCTTCTGgccaaaaacattttttatttgcCTATGTGTAGACAACATCATTGTTTAGCACAAGGATACACTTTGAGTAACTAAACTTTATGGCTTTGTCCCTATGGCCATTTTTGTGGCAGACTTGCTCATCCTGTTTCGTTTTGTCAAtaaagcagttttttttatcATGTTATGCTATGCTGGAGGTTTTTGttagtgtttatagaaagtaatTGCTTCATGTTAATCTGACTTTTCGATGTGCATATAGTTCACTTTCTCTGCTGAAAGGTACTTCAAAGACCAGTTCTTTATGTAGTGTGTAAACAGATCGCAGACAAACATCGTTTGCAGCCTGTGTTCTTTTATTGGCACGTTAGCTTCCTGTGCTCATTCCTGTGCTGTCGTCGTTTCCAGTGAATGGGTCACCAACAGCGTTCACAGTAGAAGCCTCCGAGGACAGCACAGAGTGGGTGACAACGATAGGAGGTGTGTCTCATGTCTCGTGTTGAGATTTCCCCATATACCAAGGTACTGATGCTGTATCTTGGGTATAGGTTTGTGTTGCCCGTGTTCACCTGGTTTTATGGGTTGTGCTTGTAGAGGATACCGTTGCTTTTTGGCAAGGACTGAAGGAGGCAGGTCTTTTGGAGGAGGTCATTGAGGAGTTTCAGAAAGAGGTGAAAGAAACCTTGAAGGGCCTACAAGACCGAATTCAGCAGCCCCCATTACAGGTCAATGGTCAGTGTCACCTGGTTCTCATTGCATGTGTTGAATGTCAAGTTGGGTGTTTCGTTGTGGAGAAGCCGCAGACCCTTTACCGAGATATAACGTTAAAAGATTTAAAGGTACATAAGGAGTACTTGCGCAGAAGTTTGAATTTGCCTCTACTTGTCTGAAATCACTTGCTGTTTTCCTCAGATGCAGTGCTGCTGAATAACATAGTGCAGAATTTTGGCATGCTGGACCTTGTGAAGAAGGTGCTGACGAGTCACAAAAGCCAAATGGATCGGTACCGGGAGCAGTACACACGCAGCTTAGTCGGTGAGCAGAAATGCAGGCCCGAGCTCGACACGCTTGCAGTGCTTGCCAGCTGTCTAAGGTTCTTCTTCCTCCCTGTCGCTGTTCCTCCGCAGCCCTAGAACAGCAGTGCGACGAGCACCGGAAACACGCAAAAGAACTGAAGAGCAAATCCCAGCATCTGAACAACGTGCTCATGACCCTCTCGCCGGCGCCCTCTCCTCCGACTCCCAAACGACCCCGGCTCACGCGGGCCGTCTCTGGCCCAACACCCGTCTCCACGCATCTCCCCAGCCAGCCTACGCAGATCACTTTGGCCTCAGGGCTCCCGCTGACTCAGCTGACCAACTTTCCCCTGGACAAGGTCATGACAGCCATTCAGGGCTCCACCATTGGCAACTCGCAACAAACGGCCACCTTTACGGCCACAGCCTCACCCCTTCTTGGGGGTTACACAGTCCTAGCCACGCCGGCTACCGCCCTTCCCAGCACGATGGAGATCCAACCTGATGCGTCAAACCTGACCGTTCTCAGTACGGCCGCCATCCAGGATGGAAGTACCATCGTCAAAGTGGTCAGCCCTTTCCAGCTGCTGACCCTGCCTGGTCTGGGCACCACGCTACAAAACGTGATGGGGGCTGGCAGCACTATTGTCGCCGTGCCAACCAGCAGCATCGAGACGGTCGTCACACAAGCCGAGGAGACGGCAATCATCGAAGTTAAGGACATGGATCCGGCCCTGGAAAAGCAGTAGCGAATGGGGCGGGCCGGGGTCTTTGGAAAAAGAAAACTGCTTTTCTGCATTGCTGCAAAAACCCCAACCATTTTCAGTATAAACACTAAGTTTTAGGGACTATTCATTGTAGAATGTGCGTGACACGTTCATGAATGGTGGTCACTTTACTCTAAAGAATGTGGTCATTTGCTCTTGAAACTTATTCGGCCAAAGTGAAGCTCTATCCTATATGATAATCTAATCTGTACAGTACCAATGTGTACAGTGCATCGCTGGCCTTTAAGTGACTGAAATTCATTTCTGTCTGTTAGATTCGGGTCAGTAACCAAGAGATGCATTAGTTTTCCATCATTTTTAGTGATGCGTGAGTGTAGTTGACGAATACAGGGTACTTTCCAGCATGGAGTAGCAGAGTGGTACATTATCTGCAGTCATACTTTGAAATATTTGAC is a window from the Brienomyrus brachyistius isolate T26 chromosome 8, BBRACH_0.4, whole genome shotgun sequence genome containing:
- the gmeb2 gene encoding glucocorticoid modulatory element-binding protein 2 isoform X1, producing MEIVARSHVIMISPCVDANADFPHLFSVGCQHCGQANIAFNLLLREEVTEDSMEAETEAAAFTATPILEKEAVIAMKLSEEAENMEPEIIYPITCGDSKGVLIWKKFVCPGINIKCVQYNEHLISPKEFVHLSGKSTLKDWKRAIRLNGIMLRKIMDSGELDFYQHSKVCSNTCRSTKIDLVGNRVSFSTQQSTEFLPVTPSSADVNGSPTAFTVEASEDSTEWVTTIGEDTVAFWQGLKEAGLLEEVIEEFQKEVKETLKGLQDRIQQPPLQVNDAVLLNNIVQNFGMLDLVKKVLTSHKSQMDRYREQYTRSLVALEQQCDEHRKHAKELKSKSQHLNNVLMTLSPAPSPPTPKRPRLTRAVSGPTPVSTHLPSQPTQITLASGLPLTQLTNFPLDKVMTAIQGSTIGNSQQTATFTATASPLLGGYTVLATPATALPSTMEIQPDASNLTVLSTAAIQDGSTIVKVVSPFQLLTLPGLGTTLQNVMGAGSTIVAVPTSSIETVVTQAEETAIIEVKDMDPALEKQ
- the gmeb2 gene encoding glucocorticoid modulatory element-binding protein 2 isoform X2 — its product is MASSEVSMHVEEVVVVTTPDTTVDGAVVEEVKTMLVTTDISHPGEEVTEDSMEAETEAAAFTATPILEKEAVIAMKLSEEAENMEPEIIYPITCGDSKGVLIWKKFVCPGINIKCVQYNEHLISPKEFVHLSGKSTLKDWKRAIRLNGIMLRKIMDSGELDFYQHSKVCSNTCRSTKIDLVGNRVSFSTQQSTEFLPVTPSSADVNGSPTAFTVEASEDSTEWVTTIGEDTVAFWQGLKEAGLLEEVIEEFQKEVKETLKGLQDRIQQPPLQVNDAVLLNNIVQNFGMLDLVKKVLTSHKSQMDRYREQYTRSLVALEQQCDEHRKHAKELKSKSQHLNNVLMTLSPAPSPPTPKRPRLTRAVSGPTPVSTHLPSQPTQITLASGLPLTQLTNFPLDKVMTAIQGSTIGNSQQTATFTATASPLLGGYTVLATPATALPSTMEIQPDASNLTVLSTAAIQDGSTIVKVVSPFQLLTLPGLGTTLQNVMGAGSTIVAVPTSSIETVVTQAEETAIIEVKDMDPALEKQ